A genomic stretch from Desulfotignum balticum DSM 7044 includes:
- a CDS encoding MlaD family protein, which yields MTQNANYFKLGLFVIAAFCLGVGFLLMFGAGEFLKKEILAESCFDESVQGLDVGSEVKYKGVRIGTVKAITTPVKVYQAQSQCVLVVFALDLDAFPPNGNQDPADAVKAAVDKGLTVYLSFKGITGAAYLETDYLPNIGDPVDITWTPDNLYIPSRKSSIKRLGDAMNLILENLTEINVMGMTRNLEKLLETLNQKTAALDMAGISQRTSAMMDEVRNTSRILSEILESPDFRGMIQDAKGSFSGFRTLVTDVRDPVNQTLEDLGHAAASAKTLTQNLEARTDTRLTALSQQVDGLMESLNTTIAMLENLVWLNSDTINRTISNFEHTSENLKQMSLEIRRYPARLLLERPPKPPEEPSEGGR from the coding sequence ATGACCCAAAATGCCAATTATTTTAAACTCGGCCTGTTCGTGATCGCGGCTTTCTGCCTGGGCGTCGGGTTTCTCCTCATGTTCGGGGCCGGAGAATTTCTGAAAAAAGAGATCCTGGCCGAATCCTGCTTTGACGAGTCCGTCCAGGGGCTGGATGTGGGATCTGAAGTCAAATACAAGGGCGTACGCATCGGCACGGTCAAAGCCATCACCACGCCGGTCAAAGTGTATCAGGCCCAGTCCCAGTGTGTGCTGGTGGTGTTTGCCCTGGATCTGGACGCGTTTCCCCCCAACGGAAACCAGGACCCGGCAGACGCGGTCAAAGCGGCCGTGGACAAAGGACTCACCGTGTATCTGAGCTTCAAGGGCATTACCGGGGCCGCATATCTGGAAACCGATTATCTGCCAAACATTGGCGATCCGGTTGACATTACCTGGACCCCGGACAACCTGTATATCCCGTCCCGGAAAAGCAGTATCAAGCGTCTGGGGGATGCAATGAACCTGATTCTGGAAAACCTGACCGAGATCAATGTCATGGGAATGACCCGCAACCTGGAAAAACTGCTGGAAACATTGAATCAAAAAACCGCGGCATTGGATATGGCCGGGATTTCCCAGCGGACTTCAGCCATGATGGACGAGGTCCGGAACACCAGCCGCATTTTGTCTGAAATCCTTGAATCTCCGGATTTCCGTGGCATGATCCAGGACGCCAAAGGATCTTTCAGCGGCTTTCGGACGTTGGTGACCGATGTCCGGGACCCTGTAAATCAGACCCTCGAAGACCTGGGCCATGCCGCAGCCAGCGCTAAAACATTGACACAAAATCTGGAAGCGCGCACCGACACCCGGCTCACGGCGCTGTCTCAACAGGTGGACGGGCTCATGGAAAGCCTGAACACCACGATCGCCATGCTGGAAAACCTGGTCTGGCTCAACAGTGACACCATCAACCGGACCATCAGTAATTTTGAACACACGTCTGAAAATCTGAAGCAGATGAGTCTGGAAATCCGGCGATATCCCGCCCGCCTGCTGCTGGAAAGGCCGCCCAAACCGCCGGAAGAACCTTCTGAGGGGGGAAGATGA